A genomic stretch from Spongiibacter nanhainus includes:
- a CDS encoding fumarylacetoacetate hydrolase family protein, protein MTYHHQLQSTPCELPVGKAVCVGRNYADHAKELNNPIPSSPLLFIKPSTAIVPFEPAINVPADKGVCHFELEVALLIGQRLSQASADDVMPAILGYGLALDLTLRELQSQLKEKGQPWEKAKAFDGALPLSPFVPASEVPDWRALGLQLYRNGQLQQDGACRDMLFGISDLLAEISNSFTLLPGDVVLTGTPAGVGPLQPGDSLDARLILAGQSLLQIHSQISA, encoded by the coding sequence GTGACCTATCACCACCAGCTACAATCTACGCCCTGTGAGCTGCCCGTTGGCAAAGCCGTTTGTGTCGGGCGTAACTACGCGGATCACGCCAAGGAACTCAATAACCCGATTCCCAGCTCGCCGCTGCTGTTTATCAAACCCAGCACGGCAATCGTCCCTTTTGAGCCGGCTATCAATGTGCCCGCGGATAAAGGGGTTTGTCATTTTGAGCTGGAGGTTGCGCTGTTGATTGGCCAGCGCCTGTCGCAGGCCAGCGCAGACGACGTGATGCCGGCTATTCTCGGTTACGGATTGGCATTGGACTTAACCTTGCGGGAGCTGCAGTCCCAGCTTAAGGAAAAAGGCCAGCCCTGGGAAAAGGCTAAGGCTTTTGACGGTGCGTTGCCCCTATCCCCCTTTGTTCCCGCCTCAGAGGTGCCTGACTGGCGGGCCCTAGGGCTGCAGTTGTATCGCAATGGCCAGTTGCAGCAGGATGGCGCTTGCCGAGATATGTTGTTTGGTATCAGTGACTTGCTGGCCGAGATTAGTAACAGCTTTACCTTGCTGCCCGGCGACGTGGTACTCACTGGCACCCCCGCCGGAGTCGGTCCCTTGCAGCCTGGCGACTCCCTTGATGCTCGTCTTATTTTGGCGGGCCAATCTCTGTTACAAATACACAGCCAAATTTCGGCATAG
- a CDS encoding redoxin domain-containing protein: MARIQPGYRIEDLSLPSIDGRVYSAEEALGKRYLLSFFRFAACPFCNLRVHNLVSQFDEFGDNFTVIAIFDAGIEELIKTGGRHNAPFAILADEDNRYYRQFAVERSFLGVLKGFATRMPQLLYAVFGKGFVPLHIGGHVATMPLNALVDEQGVVQYVHYGRDEGDHIPIDAVQRFALTGQVPFE; the protein is encoded by the coding sequence ATGGCCAGAATTCAACCGGGGTATCGCATCGAAGACCTGTCTCTACCCAGTATTGATGGGCGGGTATATTCTGCTGAAGAGGCATTGGGTAAACGCTACTTGCTGTCGTTTTTCCGGTTTGCGGCTTGCCCCTTCTGCAACCTCAGGGTCCACAACCTGGTGAGTCAGTTTGATGAGTTTGGCGATAACTTTACCGTCATCGCCATTTTTGACGCTGGAATTGAGGAGCTGATCAAGACCGGCGGCCGCCACAATGCTCCCTTCGCCATTCTGGCCGACGAAGATAATCGCTACTACCGACAATTTGCTGTGGAGCGTTCTTTCCTTGGTGTGCTCAAAGGCTTCGCTACCCGAATGCCGCAATTGTTATATGCCGTGTTCGGCAAAGGTTTTGTTCCTCTTCACATTGGTGGGCATGTTGCTACCATGCCTTTAAATGCCTTGGTTGACGAGCAGGGCGTAGTGCAATACGTTCACTATGGTCGCGATGAAGGCGACCATATTCCAATCGACGCGGTGCAACGCTTCGCTCTTACCGGCCAAGTGCCCTTCGAGTAA
- a CDS encoding TetR/AcrR family transcriptional regulator, which translates to MGRTRRFDEGAALEQATELFWRRGYAATTYPILEAQTGISGRSLIHCFGDKEALFLKVLKKYSADVGERLAKQGYRGSKSIVAFFQSLAEAPADSPLNGGCLMVNTLGELGTVPVLEDAVRAFRAQLLAFFADNLRVDGIAKPQQKAELLLALLWGSSTQIRSSGSVTALKPVVSALKQTLSAWQQQATKT; encoded by the coding sequence ATGGGTAGAACACGTCGTTTTGACGAAGGCGCCGCACTTGAACAGGCAACCGAGCTGTTTTGGCGCCGGGGCTACGCCGCCACGACCTACCCTATTTTGGAAGCCCAAACAGGAATCAGCGGCCGCAGTTTGATCCATTGCTTCGGCGACAAAGAGGCCCTGTTTCTGAAGGTACTGAAAAAATACAGCGCAGACGTGGGTGAACGACTCGCCAAGCAGGGCTATCGCGGCAGCAAATCCATCGTCGCTTTCTTTCAGTCACTGGCTGAGGCGCCGGCGGACAGCCCGCTAAATGGCGGCTGCCTGATGGTTAACACCCTGGGCGAACTGGGAACGGTCCCCGTGCTGGAAGACGCGGTGCGAGCATTTCGAGCACAATTGTTGGCGTTTTTTGCGGACAACCTGCGCGTCGACGGCATCGCCAAGCCTCAGCAAAAAGCGGAGCTGCTTCTGGCACTGTTATGGGGGAGCTCAACGCAAATTCGAAGCAGCGGCAGCGTCACCGCACTGAAGCCCGTGGTCAGTGCGTTAAAGCAAACTCTATCTGCCTGGCAACAACAGGCTACCAAGACATAA
- a CDS encoding FAD-binding oxidoreductase encodes MSSAASQTPRDEIIEGLNAILGEGRVRVDEDSLQTFGRDWTKAWQPAPLAIALPKSVDEVQAVVKLANQLNFAIVPSGGRTGLSGGAVAANGEVVVAFDLMNQIRDFDPIDRTAVCGAGVITEQLQHFAEEQGLFYPVDFASAGSSQIGGNIATNAGGIKVLRWGMTRDWVAGLTVVTGSGEVLELNRGLLKNNAGYDLRQLFIGAEGTLGLIVEATMQFTRPPKDLTALVLGVENFDGIMNLFNRFQSQMDLTAFEFFSEKALQKVVAHSGLPRPFEEPCPYYALLEFERLNDEVEAQAMTLFEDCVEEGWVLDGVMSHSLEQLKNLWRLREDISETISQWTPYKNDISTVISKVPGFLSDVESLVNASYPDFEIIWFGHIGDGNLHLNILKPDSLDKETFFAQCGEVSKGVFDIVQRYGGSVSAEHGVGLLKKDYLGYSRSAQEVALMKQVKQVFDPNGVMNPGKIFD; translated from the coding sequence ATGTCTTCCGCTGCATCCCAGACTCCCCGTGACGAGATTATCGAGGGCTTGAATGCCATTCTCGGCGAGGGCCGGGTGCGGGTGGATGAGGACAGCCTGCAGACCTTTGGCCGCGACTGGACCAAGGCCTGGCAGCCGGCGCCGCTGGCCATTGCCCTGCCCAAATCTGTCGACGAGGTGCAGGCGGTGGTCAAGCTGGCCAACCAGCTTAACTTTGCCATTGTGCCCTCCGGTGGCCGCACCGGCCTTAGCGGCGGCGCGGTGGCAGCCAATGGCGAGGTGGTGGTGGCCTTCGACCTGATGAACCAGATTCGGGACTTCGACCCCATCGATCGCACTGCTGTGTGTGGCGCAGGGGTGATCACCGAGCAGTTGCAACACTTTGCCGAGGAGCAGGGGCTGTTCTACCCGGTGGATTTTGCCTCGGCGGGGTCGTCACAGATCGGCGGCAATATTGCCACCAATGCCGGCGGCATCAAGGTGCTGCGCTGGGGTATGACCCGGGACTGGGTGGCCGGTCTGACTGTGGTTACCGGTAGCGGCGAGGTATTGGAGCTCAATCGCGGCCTGCTCAAGAACAATGCCGGCTACGATCTGCGGCAACTGTTTATTGGCGCGGAGGGGACGCTGGGTTTAATTGTTGAAGCCACCATGCAGTTTACCCGGCCCCCCAAGGACCTGACCGCGCTGGTGTTGGGGGTGGAAAACTTCGACGGCATCATGAACCTGTTCAACCGCTTCCAGTCGCAGATGGACCTTACTGCCTTTGAGTTCTTCTCGGAAAAAGCCCTGCAAAAAGTGGTGGCCCACAGTGGCTTACCCCGTCCCTTTGAAGAACCCTGCCCCTACTATGCGCTTCTGGAATTTGAGCGTCTTAACGATGAGGTTGAAGCCCAGGCCATGACCTTGTTCGAGGACTGTGTGGAAGAGGGCTGGGTGCTGGACGGCGTGATGAGCCACAGCCTGGAGCAGCTGAAAAACCTGTGGCGGCTGCGGGAGGATATCTCCGAGACCATCTCCCAGTGGACGCCCTACAAAAACGATATTTCTACCGTGATCTCCAAAGTGCCCGGCTTTCTCAGCGACGTTGAAAGTCTGGTGAACGCCTCTTACCCGGACTTTGAGATTATCTGGTTTGGCCATATCGGCGACGGCAACCTTCATCTCAACATCCTCAAGCCCGACAGCCTCGACAAAGAGACTTTCTTTGCCCAGTGCGGCGAGGTCAGCAAAGGGGTGTTTGATATCGTCCAGCGCTACGGCGGCAGCGTCTCCGCCGAGCACGGTGTGGGGCTATTGAAGAAGGACTATCTGGGCTACTCCCGCAGTGCCCAGGAAGTCGCGTTGATGAAGCAGGTCAAGCAGGTGTTCGACCCCAATGGCGTGATGAACCCCGGCAAGATCTTCGATTGA
- the serA gene encoding phosphoglycerate dehydrogenase, producing the protein MAKTSLDKAKIKFLLLEGVHQSAVDALQAAGYSNIDYYQKALPDDELKEKIADAHFVGIRSRTQLTADVFAAAKKLTAVGCFCIGTNQVDLKAATEHGVAVFNAPFSNTRSVAELVIAEAILLLRGIAEKNAAAHRGEWLKSAVGSYEIRGKRLGIIGYGSIGMQLSVIAEGLGMEVCFTDVVNKLPLGNAMQVSLGELLATSDIVSLHVPETASTQNMMGANEIAQMKAGAILINASRGTVVDIPALCDALSDNRLSGAAIDVFPEEPRGNNDEFVSPLREFDNVFLTPHIGGSTMEAQQNIGLEVADKLVKYSDNGTTTSSVNFPEVALPAHPGKHRLLHIHRNVPGILSAINQVFSETQTNISGQYLQTNEDIGYVVMDIDQASSAEAWKKLSQIPDTIRCRILF; encoded by the coding sequence ATGGCGAAAACCTCCCTCGACAAAGCCAAAATCAAGTTTCTGCTGCTGGAAGGCGTGCACCAGTCTGCCGTAGACGCCCTGCAGGCCGCTGGCTACTCCAACATTGACTACTACCAGAAAGCCCTGCCCGACGATGAGCTCAAGGAAAAAATCGCCGACGCTCATTTTGTTGGCATTCGCTCCCGAACCCAGCTGACTGCCGATGTCTTCGCCGCCGCCAAAAAACTCACCGCGGTGGGCTGCTTTTGCATTGGCACCAATCAGGTCGACCTCAAAGCTGCCACCGAACACGGCGTGGCGGTCTTTAATGCGCCCTTCTCCAACACTCGCTCGGTGGCGGAGCTGGTGATCGCCGAAGCCATCCTGCTGCTGCGCGGCATCGCCGAGAAAAACGCGGCGGCTCACCGGGGTGAGTGGTTAAAATCAGCCGTGGGCTCCTACGAGATTCGCGGCAAGCGCCTGGGCATTATCGGTTACGGCTCCATCGGCATGCAGCTTTCTGTTATCGCCGAAGGCTTGGGCATGGAAGTGTGCTTTACCGATGTGGTGAACAAACTGCCGCTGGGCAATGCCATGCAGGTCAGTCTCGGCGAGTTGCTGGCCACCTCGGACATTGTCAGCCTGCACGTGCCGGAGACCGCCTCCACCCAAAATATGATGGGTGCCAACGAAATCGCTCAAATGAAAGCCGGCGCCATCTTGATCAACGCCTCTCGGGGCACGGTGGTGGATATTCCCGCACTCTGCGACGCACTGAGTGACAACCGCCTGTCCGGCGCTGCCATCGACGTGTTCCCGGAAGAACCCCGGGGCAACAACGACGAGTTTGTGTCGCCGCTGCGGGAGTTCGACAACGTCTTCCTGACCCCCCATATCGGCGGCTCCACCATGGAGGCCCAACAGAATATCGGTCTGGAAGTGGCGGACAAACTGGTTAAGTACTCGGACAACGGCACCACCACCTCCTCGGTCAACTTCCCCGAGGTGGCACTGCCCGCCCACCCCGGCAAGCACCGCCTGCTGCATATTCACCGCAACGTGCCGGGTATTCTCAGCGCCATCAACCAAGTCTTCTCCGAGACGCAAACCAATATCTCGGGTCAGTACCTGCAGACCAATGAAGACATTGGCTATGTGGTGATGGATATCGACCAGGCTTCCAGTGCCGAGGCCTGGAAGAAGCTGTCGCAGATTCCCGACACCATTCGCTGCCGGATACTCTTTTAA
- a CDS encoding alpha/beta hydrolase gives MTWQQSIDQFNLPLLPPFAEEVAITDWPQGRDYLHCYDSDFAETYPDVRHTIGRIDSASYNIAVQCLRRPNARATVFVFHGYYDHVGLYNNVIHYCLKHGCDVVAYDLPGHGLSSGERAAIDSFHTYRQVLRDVLGAVADIDLAKPFLAMAQSTGCAILMSHLLDGGSDDFARSVLMAPLVRPAAWGWGRSAHALLKHLIHSLPRRFADNSDDQAFLEFLRHRDPLQPRRLPVSWVGALKAWLPWFHALAPQPDCKVLILQGDNDDTVDWRYNLPVIRDKFPAYREVAIPGARHHLVKEGESYRAKVWSACDGFLLEGI, from the coding sequence ATGACGTGGCAACAATCAATCGACCAGTTCAATCTCCCTTTGCTTCCGCCCTTCGCCGAAGAGGTGGCGATAACGGACTGGCCCCAGGGGCGGGATTACCTTCACTGCTACGATTCCGATTTTGCCGAGACCTACCCGGATGTGCGCCACACCATTGGCCGCATCGACAGCGCCAGCTACAACATTGCGGTGCAGTGCCTGCGTAGACCGAATGCCCGGGCGACAGTGTTCGTGTTTCACGGTTACTACGACCACGTTGGCTTGTATAACAATGTGATTCACTACTGCTTAAAGCACGGTTGCGATGTGGTGGCTTACGACCTGCCGGGGCACGGGCTTTCCAGTGGCGAGCGGGCGGCGATTGACAGCTTTCATACCTACCGCCAGGTACTCAGAGATGTGCTTGGCGCAGTGGCTGATATCGACTTGGCCAAGCCGTTTCTGGCCATGGCCCAGAGCACCGGTTGCGCGATACTGATGTCACACCTACTGGATGGCGGCAGTGACGATTTTGCCAGGTCGGTATTGATGGCGCCGTTGGTGCGTCCCGCCGCGTGGGGGTGGGGCCGGTCGGCCCACGCACTGCTCAAGCACCTTATTCACAGTTTGCCGCGCCGCTTTGCCGACAACTCCGATGATCAGGCCTTTCTGGAGTTTTTGCGCCATCGCGACCCCCTGCAGCCGCGGCGTCTGCCGGTGAGTTGGGTGGGGGCGCTCAAGGCCTGGCTGCCGTGGTTTCACGCTTTGGCGCCCCAGCCGGACTGCAAGGTGCTGATTTTGCAGGGCGACAACGACGATACCGTGGATTGGCGTTACAACCTGCCGGTGATTCGCGACAAATTCCCGGCCTATCGGGAGGTGGCGATCCCCGGTGCCCGGCACCATCTGGTGAAAGAGGGTGAGTCCTATCGGGCCAAGGTGTGGTCGGCCTGCGACGGCTTTCTGTTGGAAGGTATCTAG